A genome region from Nicotiana tabacum cultivar K326 chromosome 13, ASM71507v2, whole genome shotgun sequence includes the following:
- the LOC107759997 gene encoding uncharacterized protein LOC107759997 produces the protein MAASTSVTSPLHRKMSGRRAKTSGWAAFDHNERRKQQGLEPEPETEPFPLLSVPTTSLSGPSQSITKNSGDMVDKPFSSLLRPSVSFPSLMATEGSNANQIQVGDSRLNQSDGFIKGRGFLEVCQKLKGLHPWADDTLIADVMAGVNDFNTALTLLEAMISPDHTYVAHDNRKTKGFDIDNFLTPKEANTPCVEKFKEGETDTKGVKSNNEASLANNSNFAANKGVSLTDSVNLDDLSHVFVKCLQSNSQELINNFVSNENKLHFDGAAGSLGLIPVEPAWEEDDIYSIHRKDAMKMTRSAARHSKAASDAYLRGDHLSAQHFSLKAQEEWVVANRLNAQAAKEILSIRNRKNDEWTFDLHGLHATEAVEALQEHLQKIESQVNRAGHMNQVNLKPSFGAAVSVETSDCIDVDNESKGSLMNKQRPAFLEVITGKGTHSRGHAALPLAIRSFLIENGYRYEETRPGVIRVRPKFRPQ, from the exons ATGGCTGCTTCTACAAGTGTGACAAGTCCTCTACATAGGAAGATGTCTGGGAGGAGAGCTAAGACTTCTGGTTGGGCTGCATTTGACCATAACGAGAGACGGAAGCAACAAGGTCTTGAGCCAGAGCCTGAAACAGAACCCTTCCCGCTCTTATCCGTTCCTACCACTTCCTTAAGTGGTCCATCTCAAAGCATCACAAAGAATAGTGGAGACATGGTAGATAAACCTTTTTCATCCCTGCTGCGACCATCTGTAAGTTTTCCATCCTTAATGGCTACTGAAGGGTCTAATGCCAATCAAATACAAGTTGGCGATTCTCGTCTCAACCAGAGTGATGGTTTTATCAAAGGAAGAGGTTTTCTTGAGGTGTGTCAAAAGCTTAAGGGGCTCCACCCCTGGGCTGACGACACCTTGATTGCAGATGTCATGGCTGGTGTAAATGATTTCAATACGGCCTTAACATTGTTGGAAGCAATGATATCTCCTGATCATACATACGTTGCACATGACAACAGAAAAACCAAGGGATTTGATATTGACAATTTTTTAACTCCAAAAGAAGCAAATACTCCCTGCGTGGAAAAGTTTAAAGAAGGAGAGACAGATACTAAAGGTGTGAAGTCTAATAATGAGGCTTCTCTCGCGAATAACAGTAACTTTGCTGCTAATAAAGGTGTGTCATTGACCGACAGCGTGAATTTGGATGACTTGAGTCATGTGTTCGTTAAGTGTCTTCAGAGCAACAGTCAAGAACTAATAAACAACTTTGTTTCTAATGAGAACAAACTTCATTTTGATGGAGCAGCGGGGAGTTTGGGGCTTATACCAGTTGAGCCTGCGTGGGAAGAGGATGATATTTATTCAATCCATCGGAAGGACGCGATGAAAATGACGAG GTCAGCGGCTCGACACTCTAAGGCTGCCAGTGACGCCTATCTCAGAGGTGACCACTTATCTGCCCAACATTTTTCTCTAAAAGCCCAAGAAGAGTGGGTTGTCGCTAACAGGCTAAATGCCCAGGCAGCAAAGGAAATTCTGAGCATCCGCAACCGTAAGAATGATGAGTGGACATTCGACTTGCATGGTCTTCATGCAACAGAGGCAGTTGAAGCTTTACAAGAACATTTGCAAAAGATTGAATCTCAGGTGAATCGTGCTGGTCATATGAATCAAGTGAACTTGAAGCCCAGCTTTGGAGCTGCTGTATCTGTTGAAACTtcagattgtattgatgtggaTAATGAGAGCAAAGGGTCCCTGATGAATAAGCAGCGACCAGCTTTCTTGGAGGTTATAACAG GTAAAGGAACTCATAGCCGGGGACATGCTGCCCTTCCATTGGCCATAAGAAGCTTTCTCATCGAGAACGG ATATCGTTATGAGGAGACAAGGCCGGGGGTGATCAGAGTTAGGCCAAAGTTCCGACCACAATAA